The Primulina eburnea isolate SZY01 chromosome 8, ASM2296580v1, whole genome shotgun sequence genome contains a region encoding:
- the LOC140839198 gene encoding uncharacterized protein, whose amino-acid sequence MQAHIAAKDDDMWYIITDGPIKIMKANTAIAITDGAPHRIEKPREEWTIEDKRKSNLDNVATDILYRTLDKITFRKIKMCKTIKEIWEKLIQLCEGNEQMKKNKISVAIHKFNNIKMKTGESMDEFDERANSIINGLNALKKVYSNKEIALKVVRGLPKE is encoded by the coding sequence atgcaggctcatatAGCTGCAAAAGACGACGATATGTGGTAcattataactgacggacctaTAAAGATCATGAAAGCTAACACAGCTATTGCTAtaactgatggggcacctcaccgcATTGAAAAACCACGAGAAGAATGGACAATTGAAGACAAGAGGAAATCAAACTTAGACAATGTGGCAACGGATATTCTGTATAGAACATTGGACAAAATTACTTTCagaaaaatcaagatgtgcaaaacaatcaaagaaatttgggaaaaactGATTCAGTTGTGCGAGGGAAATGAGCaaatgaagaaaaacaaaatctCAGTTGCAATacataaatttaataatatcaagATGAAGACTGGAGAATCAATGGATGAATTTGACGAGCGAGCTAACAGTATTATCAATGGGTTGAATGCACTAAAAAAGgtgtattcaaataaagaaattgCACTGAAGGTTGTTCgtggtcttcccaaagaatga